A portion of the Oscillospiraceae bacterium genome contains these proteins:
- a CDS encoding DNA-deoxyinosine glycosylase, which yields MSFAPVYNEHSRALILGTWPSPKSREMAFYYGHPQNRFWPMMAALTGEPVPKREDIEAKKQIILRHGLALWDTLESCTITGASDASIRDVVPNDIAALLQRVPIEAVFCNGATAYRIYTKYLQPVTGLAAVKLPSTSPANAACRPEMLRQVWGTALADWIAK from the coding sequence ATGAGCTTTGCACCGGTGTACAATGAGCATAGCCGGGCGCTGATCCTGGGCACCTGGCCCAGCCCCAAAAGCCGGGAGATGGCCTTTTATTACGGCCACCCGCAGAACCGCTTCTGGCCGATGATGGCCGCCCTGACCGGGGAGCCGGTGCCGAAGCGGGAGGACATCGAAGCAAAAAAGCAGATCATCCTGCGCCATGGGCTGGCCCTGTGGGACACGCTGGAAAGCTGCACCATCACCGGGGCGTCGGATGCATCCATCCGGGACGTGGTGCCCAACGACATCGCCGCTCTGCTGCAGAGGGTGCCCATTGAGGCGGTGTTCTGCAACGGGGCCACGGCCTATCGCATTTATACAAAGTATCTGCAGCCGGTCACCGGTCTTGCGGCGGTCAAACTGCCCAGCACCAGCCCGGCCAATGCGGCCTGCCGCCCGGAGATGCTGCGGCAGGTGTGGGGCACGGCGCTGGCAGACTGGATCGCCAAATAA
- a CDS encoding 5-bromo-4-chloroindolyl phosphate hydrolysis family protein, whose translation MSKIIRTRKPSVLPYYAAALVFVVLCAVLPVYRLWALAAALAAAAAAFLAAKKVCPPRVVETEVPFHTGVEDVDAMLADIQQKLDTLHSLNESLPDPQLSAAMTRMEKAGRSIVEVVEANPAKAKQVRRFANYYLPDAVNVLQQYAQLARQGVRGENAAAIRAEVEHNASSIATAFENQLDALYAAESMDLSADLTVLQNMLKGQGLSK comes from the coding sequence ATGAGCAAGATCATCCGCACCCGGAAGCCCAGTGTCCTGCCGTACTACGCGGCGGCGCTGGTGTTTGTGGTGCTGTGCGCGGTGCTGCCGGTGTACCGGCTGTGGGCCCTTGCGGCGGCGCTGGCAGCCGCTGCGGCGGCATTCCTGGCGGCCAAAAAGGTCTGCCCGCCCCGTGTGGTGGAAACCGAGGTGCCCTTCCACACGGGTGTGGAGGACGTGGACGCCATGCTGGCAGACATCCAGCAGAAGCTGGACACTCTGCACAGCCTGAACGAATCCCTGCCCGACCCGCAGCTGTCCGCCGCCATGACCCGCATGGAAAAGGCCGGACGCTCCATTGTGGAAGTGGTGGAGGCCAACCCCGCCAAGGCAAAGCAGGTGCGCCGCTTTGCCAACTACTATCTGCCGGACGCCGTGAATGTGCTGCAGCAGTATGCGCAGCTGGCCCGGCAGGGGGTGCGCGGCGAGAACGCCGCCGCCATCCGTGCCGAGGTGGAGCACAATGCGTCCTCCATTGCTACGGCCTTTGAAAACCAGCTGGATGCACTGTACGCCGCAGAAAGCATGGACCTGTCGGCAGACCTGACCGTGCTGCAGAACATGCTTAAAGGGCAGGGACTGAGTAAATAA
- a CDS encoding toxic anion resistance protein: protein MADNTFNFDLDAPAVPTLTLDPAPAQEQAQPKQPEPAAAPEAQVKLSPEEQAMVDQFAEKIDITNSQQVLQYGSACQKKIGDFSEAALSKVSTKDLGEVGNMITDLIGELKSFDAGEEQQKGILGFFKKKGDQLDALKTKYNKAETNVENIQGMLEAHQVQLLKDIAMLDKMYDLNMAYFKELSMYILAGKKKLAEVRAGELQQAMDKAKASGLPEDAQAARDLADQCERFEKKLYDLELTRNISLQMGPQIRLLQNNNTMMAEKIQSTIVNTIPLWKNQMVLALGLAHSQQAMQAERAVTDMTNDLLKKNAEALKLGTIETAKESQRGVVDIETLQQTNKSLIETLDELNKIQTEGRAKRAAAEQELTRIEDELKSKMMEIRS from the coding sequence ATGGCAGACAACACGTTCAACTTTGACCTCGACGCACCCGCTGTGCCTACCCTGACGCTGGACCCGGCTCCGGCACAGGAGCAGGCCCAGCCCAAACAGCCGGAACCCGCCGCTGCCCCCGAGGCACAGGTCAAGCTCAGCCCGGAAGAGCAGGCCATGGTGGATCAGTTCGCGGAGAAGATCGACATCACCAACAGCCAGCAGGTGCTGCAGTACGGCTCCGCCTGCCAGAAGAAGATCGGCGACTTCTCCGAAGCAGCTCTTTCCAAGGTGTCCACCAAGGACCTGGGCGAAGTGGGCAATATGATCACCGACCTGATCGGCGAGCTGAAGAGCTTTGACGCAGGCGAAGAGCAGCAGAAGGGCATTCTGGGCTTCTTCAAGAAAAAGGGCGACCAGCTCGACGCCCTCAAGACCAAGTACAACAAGGCCGAGACCAACGTGGAGAATATCCAGGGCATGCTGGAGGCCCATCAGGTGCAGCTGCTCAAGGACATCGCCATGCTGGACAAGATGTATGACCTGAACATGGCCTACTTCAAGGAGCTCAGCATGTACATTCTGGCCGGTAAAAAGAAGCTGGCCGAGGTGCGTGCAGGGGAGCTGCAGCAGGCCATGGACAAGGCCAAGGCTTCCGGCCTGCCGGAGGACGCCCAGGCGGCCCGCGACCTGGCCGACCAGTGCGAGCGCTTTGAAAAGAAGCTGTACGATCTGGAGCTTACCCGCAACATCAGCCTGCAGATGGGCCCCCAGATCCGCCTGCTGCAGAACAACAACACCATGATGGCCGAGAAGATCCAGTCTACCATCGTGAACACCATCCCCCTGTGGAAGAACCAGATGGTGCTGGCCCTGGGCCTGGCCCACAGCCAGCAGGCCATGCAGGCCGAGCGTGCCGTCACCGACATGACCAACGACCTGCTCAAGAAGAACGCTGAGGCGCTCAAGCTGGGCACCATCGAGACGGCCAAGGAGTCCCAGCGCGGCGTGGTGGACATCGAGACCCTGCAGCAGACCAACAAGAGCCTGATCGAGACGCTGGACGAGCTGAACAAGATCCAGACCGAGGGCCGCGCAAAGCGCGCTGCCGCCGAGCAGGAACTGACCCGTATCGAGGACGAACTGAAATCCAAAATGATGGAGATCCGGAGCTGA
- a CDS encoding LemA yields the protein MANADFNPKQTGTPGGFDAGSYREKASPEQAVQLTPLQQKLAGLEAKLPAALTRQAVALALSIVVMLAAFAGFGSAKVRSKYNTARQWFTVGVSADNGYNLSEELTARANTAANVITTAGNTLGADNAEVQTAQAALDDFSACLDAVQSGGKSQALTSLSYYNGSSMHALYQANETLGKAIDQLYAKLQEQAADPMKMGAVQGQYGQFNSAGTIIGTLKYNEAVYNYQNEVGGFPANVLGGLAGVKEVEPFA from the coding sequence ATGGCAAACGCAGATTTTAACCCCAAGCAGACCGGCACCCCCGGCGGCTTTGACGCGGGCAGCTACCGCGAAAAGGCCAGCCCGGAGCAGGCCGTGCAGCTGACCCCGCTGCAGCAGAAGCTGGCCGGGCTGGAAGCAAAACTGCCCGCCGCCCTCACCCGGCAGGCCGTGGCCCTGGCGTTGAGCATCGTGGTGATGCTGGCGGCCTTTGCAGGCTTTGGCAGCGCCAAGGTGCGCAGCAAATACAACACGGCCCGGCAGTGGTTCACGGTGGGCGTGTCTGCCGACAACGGCTACAACCTCAGCGAGGAACTGACCGCCCGGGCCAATACGGCGGCAAACGTCATCACCACCGCCGGCAATACGCTGGGGGCCGACAATGCGGAAGTACAGACCGCGCAGGCGGCGCTGGATGACTTTTCGGCCTGTCTGGACGCCGTGCAGTCTGGCGGAAAGAGTCAGGCGTTGACCTCCCTGAGCTACTACAACGGCAGTTCCATGCACGCGCTGTATCAGGCCAACGAGACGCTGGGCAAGGCCATCGACCAGCTCTATGCCAAATTGCAGGAGCAGGCCGCCGACCCCATGAAGATGGGCGCTGTGCAGGGCCAGTATGGCCAGTTCAACAGCGCAGGCACCATCATCGGCACATTGAAATACAACGAAGCAGTCTACAACTATCAGAACGAAGTCGGCGGGTTCCCGGCCAATGTGCTGGGCGGCCTTGCCGGCGTGAAGGAGGTTGAGCCCTTCGCATGA
- a CDS encoding TPM domain-containing protein, with amino-acid sequence MKNIVKKIGALVLVWVVCLATLSPAYAAKADLPELPKDQCVVDEANVLSSSTVQTITDLNAQLQSSCKGATIGVLTVDYTGSCTTEEYALQAANAWGIGSSTGNNGVLILLVMETQQYADGDYYIATGDGFRNTTLESQASALAQTMEDDFVRQDYDDAVTTCARNVAQTIADIYGVSLSGGNTNNGSYDEPAYDDNSSSGGFGDILLGFVTILFTIILLLIIVSVIVYTFSGPLSGLFWCFGGPWHRGPRPPRGRRNPPPPPPGGPYGGFGGPGPGGSGGRGPRNSPPPRRTPPRSTPPRSGGFGGGSFGGGSFGGGGSFGGMGGGSFHGGGGGRGR; translated from the coding sequence ATGAAAAACATTGTAAAAAAGATCGGTGCTTTGGTGCTGGTGTGGGTGGTGTGTCTGGCCACCCTCAGCCCGGCCTATGCAGCCAAGGCGGACCTGCCGGAGCTGCCCAAGGACCAGTGTGTGGTGGATGAGGCCAACGTCCTGAGCAGCAGCACTGTGCAGACCATCACCGACCTGAATGCTCAGCTGCAGTCCAGCTGTAAAGGTGCGACAATCGGTGTGCTGACGGTGGATTACACCGGCAGCTGCACCACAGAGGAATATGCCCTGCAGGCGGCCAATGCCTGGGGCATTGGTTCTTCTACCGGCAATAATGGTGTGCTGATCCTGCTGGTGATGGAGACCCAGCAGTACGCCGACGGCGATTACTACATTGCCACAGGTGACGGTTTCCGCAACACCACGCTGGAAAGTCAGGCCAGTGCCCTTGCCCAGACCATGGAGGACGACTTCGTCCGGCAGGACTATGACGACGCCGTGACCACCTGCGCCCGGAACGTGGCCCAGACCATCGCGGACATCTACGGCGTGAGCCTTTCGGGCGGGAACACGAACAACGGTTCCTACGACGAGCCTGCTTATGATGACAACAGCAGCAGCGGCGGTTTTGGCGACATTCTGCTGGGCTTTGTCACCATCCTGTTCACGATCATCCTGCTGCTCATCATCGTGTCGGTGATCGTGTACACCTTCTCCGGTCCGCTGAGCGGCCTGTTCTGGTGCTTTGGCGGCCCCTGGCACAGAGGACCCCGTCCGCCGCGCGGACGCCGCAACCCGCCCCCGCCCCCGCCGGGCGGCCCCTATGGCGGCTTTGGCGGTCCCGGCCCTGGCGGTTCTGGCGGACGCGGCCCGCGGAACTCTCCGCCGCCGCGCCGTACCCCGCCCCGCAGCACTCCGCCCCGCAGCGGCGGCTTCGGTGGTGGTTCCTTTGGCGGCGGCAGTTTTGGCGGCGGCGGCTCCTTTGGCGGCATGGGCGGCGGCAGCTTCCATGGCGGCGGCGGCGGACGCGGCCGTTGA
- the ilvA gene encoding threonine ammonia-lyase, with protein MLTLDKIYHAAFVLKDVARKTDLIEAPKLSKGCQLYLKTENLQATGSFKVRGAYYKISQLSPEESAKGVIACSAGNHAQGVALAATRRGIKSIVCMPDGAPIMKVENTKNLGAEVCLVPGTYDDAHDKAVELQEETGMTFIHPYDDEQVIAGQGTIGLEILDQLPDLDAVIVPVGGGGLISGVAFAIKSLRPEVKVYGVQAEGAPSMYRSLHEHKYQTLKAASTFADGIQVKTPGELTYQLCEQYVDDVVTVSEDETAAAILSLMENQKLVAEGAGAVPVAAALFHKLPIEGKKVVCVISGGNIDVNILSRVITRGLVMSGRKANLTIALEDKPGQLQRVAEIVSRCGSNVVSVLHDGSDPNMPISSCFLKLTLETRDAVQIEQIRAELTKEGFQLVSERV; from the coding sequence ATGTTGACTCTGGATAAAATCTACCACGCTGCCTTTGTGCTCAAGGACGTTGCCCGCAAGACCGACCTCATCGAGGCCCCCAAGCTGTCCAAGGGCTGCCAGCTCTACCTGAAAACCGAGAATCTGCAGGCCACCGGCAGCTTCAAGGTGCGCGGTGCTTACTATAAGATCAGCCAGCTTTCGCCCGAAGAAAGCGCCAAGGGCGTCATTGCCTGCTCGGCCGGCAATCATGCGCAGGGCGTGGCGCTGGCCGCCACCCGCCGCGGCATCAAGAGCATCGTCTGCATGCCGGACGGTGCCCCTATCATGAAGGTGGAAAACACCAAGAACCTGGGGGCAGAGGTCTGCCTGGTGCCCGGCACCTACGATGACGCCCACGACAAGGCCGTGGAGCTGCAGGAAGAGACCGGCATGACCTTTATCCACCCCTATGATGACGAGCAGGTCATTGCAGGCCAGGGCACCATCGGTCTGGAGATTCTGGATCAGCTGCCGGATCTGGATGCAGTCATTGTGCCGGTGGGCGGCGGCGGCCTGATCTCCGGCGTGGCCTTTGCCATCAAGAGCCTGCGCCCGGAGGTCAAGGTGTACGGCGTACAGGCCGAGGGTGCCCCCAGCATGTACCGCAGCCTGCACGAGCACAAGTACCAGACCCTGAAAGCTGCCTCCACCTTTGCCGATGGCATTCAGGTCAAGACCCCCGGCGAGCTGACCTACCAGCTCTGCGAGCAGTATGTGGACGACGTCGTGACGGTGAGCGAGGACGAGACCGCCGCCGCCATCCTCTCCCTGATGGAAAACCAGAAGCTGGTGGCCGAGGGTGCCGGTGCGGTGCCCGTGGCTGCGGCCCTGTTCCACAAGCTGCCCATTGAGGGCAAGAAGGTGGTGTGTGTCATCTCCGGCGGCAACATCGACGTGAACATCCTCAGCCGCGTGATCACCCGCGGCCTGGTCATGAGCGGCCGCAAGGCCAACCTGACCATTGCTCTGGAGGACAAGCCTGGCCAGCTCCAGCGTGTGGCTGAGATCGTCTCCCGCTGCGGCAGCAACGTGGTGTCGGTGCTGCACGACGGTTCCGACCCCAACATGCCCATTTCCAGCTGCTTCCTCAAGTTGACGCTGGAGACCCGCGACGCGGTCCAGATCGAACAGATCCGTGCCGAACTGACCAAAGAGGGCTTCCAGCTCGTGAGTGAGCGCGTATGA
- a CDS encoding ATP-binding protein: protein MGDFLSFLYTVVDSLSLILFLDVFAERRWSDRKFTIGVGSFIMLNFWILKVPLIFFHRNQAIKIGMILLSYTFSTRVLYAKISSKLLLLLVGVEYLITYSLSFGLGMLGAFVCGMDGESFRSSFPLMIVYGVINYSTELFLAYLFRKLMKQKNLPRARNRLKEPQLSLYFLFPCTSFFMLVILLYITTGKPVGEGVIAFTCGLILAANAALLYLLDRMERAIETKENLLALGQQLQLQAKNMEAASRLYAEQRHKVHDFRAHLNTVQSLLLNQEYKAAEQYLRSVTTMQTDRLFLVNSHHAILDALFNTKATEAIKKGISIDFEVNDLSALPLDVSDMVVLFANLLDNATEACEKLESEKTIHVSAVLRQSFFFSVRNTSAPVKIHDGNIRTTKSNPALHGFGLSNIKLILNKYAADFIMDYADGWFQFTGEIEL from the coding sequence ATGGGCGATTTCTTGAGTTTTCTTTATACCGTGGTCGATTCCCTTTCGCTGATCCTCTTTTTGGACGTATTTGCTGAACGACGCTGGAGTGACCGGAAATTCACCATCGGCGTCGGCAGCTTCATCATGCTAAACTTCTGGATTCTGAAAGTTCCGCTGATCTTCTTTCACCGCAATCAGGCCATAAAAATCGGGATGATCCTTTTATCCTATACCTTCAGCACACGGGTGTTGTACGCCAAAATTTCCAGTAAACTGCTTTTGCTTCTTGTCGGTGTAGAGTATCTGATCACTTATTCCCTGTCTTTCGGGCTGGGCATGCTGGGTGCTTTTGTCTGTGGGATGGACGGTGAATCGTTCCGGTCGAGTTTTCCGCTCATGATCGTCTACGGGGTCATCAACTATTCCACAGAATTGTTCCTGGCCTATCTATTCCGAAAGCTCATGAAGCAGAAAAATCTTCCGCGCGCGCGAAATCGTCTGAAGGAGCCACAATTGAGCCTTTACTTTTTATTCCCGTGCACATCCTTTTTCATGCTGGTGATCCTGCTGTATATCACAACAGGGAAACCGGTAGGCGAAGGTGTAATTGCCTTTACATGTGGCTTGATCCTTGCGGCGAATGCTGCTCTCCTGTACCTCTTGGATCGGATGGAACGAGCCATCGAAACCAAGGAAAATCTTTTGGCGCTGGGGCAGCAGCTCCAGCTCCAGGCCAAAAATATGGAAGCGGCGAGCAGACTTTATGCAGAACAGCGTCACAAGGTCCACGATTTCAGAGCACATCTCAACACAGTTCAAAGCCTTTTGCTGAACCAGGAATACAAAGCTGCCGAGCAATATTTGCGTTCCGTAACCACTATGCAGACCGACCGGCTGTTTCTGGTCAACTCGCACCACGCGATCCTCGACGCGCTCTTCAACACCAAAGCGACCGAAGCGATCAAAAAAGGGATCAGCATCGACTTTGAGGTGAACGATCTTTCCGCATTGCCATTGGATGTATCGGACATGGTCGTGCTCTTTGCCAATCTGCTGGACAATGCAACGGAAGCCTGTGAAAAACTCGAGAGCGAAAAGACGATTCATGTTTCCGCCGTACTGAGACAGAGCTTCTTTTTTTCCGTCCGGAACACATCCGCTCCGGTAAAGATCCATGACGGGAACATCCGAACGACAAAATCCAATCCCGCTCTCCACGGTTTTGGTCTCTCCAACATCAAACTCATTCTGAACAAATACGCAGCAGACTTTATTATGGACTATGCCGATGGATGGTTTCAGTTTACCGGGGAAATCGAGCTGTAA
- a CDS encoding LytTR family DNA-binding domain-containing protein has product MNLLICDDEPAVVEQVSALLRDHCEKSGISAHFYSFSDPGAIKDLSSYDLAFLDIDMGDSSGIDLARSLRKENPGIVIVFLTNFIQYAPEGFEVQAFRYLLKRDMNEKLIPYFEAASKEVVQRKRILTISVHSEPIDIPVSHILYLEANLRVIIVHLIHDERTEYHFYSNLSDLSKKLEDLGFLRVQRSFLVNMEYIVQLQYEKVSLTGGIVLPSSAKNHKELKQHYLLWRGKKRWAIS; this is encoded by the coding sequence TTGAATTTACTGATTTGTGATGATGAGCCCGCTGTCGTGGAGCAGGTTTCTGCATTGCTCCGAGACCATTGCGAAAAAAGCGGCATCTCTGCGCACTTTTATTCTTTCAGCGATCCCGGCGCGATCAAAGACCTTTCTTCCTATGATCTTGCATTCCTGGACATCGACATGGGCGATTCCAGCGGCATTGATCTTGCACGAAGCCTTCGCAAGGAAAACCCCGGAATCGTGATCGTTTTTCTCACAAACTTTATCCAATACGCTCCAGAAGGGTTTGAGGTTCAGGCATTCCGGTATCTTTTGAAACGTGATATGAACGAAAAGCTGATTCCTTATTTTGAAGCCGCAAGCAAAGAAGTCGTTCAACGAAAGAGGATCCTCACCATTTCGGTCCATTCCGAACCGATCGACATTCCCGTAAGTCACATCCTCTATCTGGAGGCAAATCTGCGGGTCATCATCGTGCACCTGATCCATGACGAGCGAACGGAGTATCATTTCTACAGCAATCTGTCCGATCTGTCAAAAAAGTTGGAGGACCTCGGTTTCCTGCGCGTTCAACGCTCATTTTTGGTAAACATGGAGTACATCGTGCAGCTGCAATATGAAAAGGTGAGCCTGACCGGCGGGATCGTTTTGCCTTCAAGTGCTAAGAACCATAAGGAACTGAAGCAGCACTATCTGCTGTGGCGGGGGAAAAAACGATGGGCGATTTCTTGA
- a CDS encoding erythromycin esterase family protein, with product MKAAIAGFMTRKPVFIPGMWTIQSPCVKIMTRRFVDSLFTGGVILRRKFLAFALSLVILCALVFELYPRSSQEIDLSTGAGLSKMLRYENAQVYLFGEIHRCTEYQQFRNALFQYLVEKKGVRVLLMEHGYASGFLENETVQNRLSFADEYGYDQFIVSKEDYELFRWMSEFNQNRPERDKISIVGIDITDSIGMVYAFCRYLLRDCDFSAADTKTQMLLISTQKCQFQQRFENSLLPQLIELYQTNPEQLELALGDQAIHLERVLQGWQQGQECYKLNDYQPDLQLDGPAVAYREDALYANLRRVYEENPTAKYFGSFGAAHVQMENYVQKEGSSRINNSFVSRMAGKNSFLDGRLTVIDGAITREIGELGEADTNHLTLYNTALAKNPGSESGKFYAEAPDTPDEKIAQYVLLFEHPSQVTASEDQPGRYWKNYKEK from the coding sequence GTGAAAGCTGCAATTGCCGGTTTCATGACAAGAAAACCCGTGTTCATTCCCGGAATGTGGACAATCCAATCCCCCTGCGTAAAAATAATGACACGACGTTTTGTGGATTCTCTTTTTACGGGAGGGGTTATTTTGCGCAGGAAATTTCTCGCTTTTGCATTGTCGCTCGTCATCCTTTGTGCCCTTGTCTTTGAACTTTATCCGAGAAGCTCTCAGGAAATCGACCTCTCCACGGGTGCGGGTCTTTCTAAAATGCTCCGCTATGAGAACGCGCAGGTCTATCTCTTTGGAGAAATACATCGTTGCACAGAATATCAGCAATTCCGCAATGCTCTGTTCCAATACCTTGTAGAGAAAAAGGGCGTGCGTGTTCTTTTGATGGAGCACGGCTATGCAAGCGGCTTTCTCGAAAATGAAACGGTACAGAACCGGTTGTCCTTTGCCGACGAATACGGATACGATCAGTTTATCGTATCCAAAGAGGACTATGAGTTGTTCCGGTGGATGTCAGAATTCAATCAGAATAGACCGGAGAGGGATAAGATATCCATTGTCGGTATCGATATCACCGATTCGATCGGGATGGTCTATGCCTTCTGCCGGTATTTGCTGAGAGACTGTGATTTTTCTGCGGCAGATACAAAGACGCAGATGCTTTTGATCAGCACCCAGAAATGCCAGTTTCAGCAGCGCTTTGAGAACAGTTTGTTGCCGCAGCTGATCGAACTGTACCAGACAAACCCGGAACAGCTTGAACTGGCGCTGGGAGATCAGGCAATCCATCTGGAACGCGTGCTTCAGGGTTGGCAGCAGGGACAGGAGTGCTACAAGCTGAACGACTATCAGCCGGATCTCCAGCTGGATGGCCCCGCCGTGGCGTATCGGGAGGATGCCCTGTATGCGAACCTCCGGAGGGTCTATGAGGAAAACCCGACCGCAAAGTATTTTGGTTCGTTCGGTGCAGCACACGTTCAGATGGAAAACTATGTGCAAAAAGAAGGATCGTCCCGGATCAACAATAGCTTTGTGTCCCGGATGGCTGGAAAAAACAGCTTTCTTGATGGCAGGCTGACCGTGATCGACGGTGCAATCACTCGTGAGATCGGGGAGTTGGGGGAGGCTGATACCAATCACCTTACCTTATACAATACCGCCCTTGCAAAGAACCCTGGTTCCGAAAGCGGAAAGTTCTATGCCGAAGCTCCCGACACCCCGGATGAAAAAATCGCGCAGTATGTGTTGCTGTTTGAGCATCCGTCTCAGGTCACGGCCAGTGAGGATCAGCCAGGCCGGTATTGGAAAAACTATAAAGAAAAATAA
- a CDS encoding erythromycin esterase family protein, protein MQKRVLAGVVLLAVLLALIFAFYPGNSQVIDLATGAGVSKMLRYENAQVYLFGETHRCTEYQQFRNALFQYLVKEKGVRVLVEESGYATAFLENETVQGRLPFSDWLDRCTLSKEDYELYSWIADWNSGRDAAEKISIIGIDITDDVGNIQTLCQYLLKNHDFTSADTQTQWLLTAIREQNPFSSLQLQTFQEKFLPQLAELYQTKPKQLETVLGTQTVYLERALLGWEEAQEQQRLKGETEQLGGPGDVYRENCLYEHFMWEYQQKPDAKYYGQFGGAHVLMSDYSGKLYRVQNSFVSRLAEIGSPLNGKLTVIDGCLTFEIGDLGGTGTNRATLYRTACARPPVRDRNKFYTDGSAPDVSYAQYALLFEHPDALTAAKEYTGFYWKYH, encoded by the coding sequence ATGCAAAAACGGGTTCTCGCCGGCGTGGTTTTGCTGGCTGTTCTTTTGGCACTTATTTTTGCGTTTTATCCGGGAAACTCTCAGGTGATCGATCTTGCTACCGGTGCGGGCGTTTCTAAAATGCTCCGCTATGAGAATGCGCAGGTCTATCTCTTTGGAGAAACCCATCGCTGCACAGAATATCAGCAATTCCGCAATGCTCTGTTCCAATACCTTGTAAAAGAAAAGGGGGTTCGTGTTCTTGTAGAGGAAAGTGGATATGCCACGGCATTTCTTGAAAATGAAACCGTGCAGGGGAGACTTCCCTTTTCGGACTGGCTTGATCGGTGCACGCTCTCCAAAGAGGACTATGAGCTGTATTCATGGATTGCCGACTGGAACAGCGGCAGGGATGCTGCAGAAAAAATTTCAATCATCGGGATCGACATTACAGATGATGTCGGTAACATACAGACGCTTTGTCAGTATTTGCTGAAAAACCATGACTTTACCAGTGCGGATACTCAAACGCAGTGGCTTCTAACTGCGATTCGGGAACAGAACCCGTTCAGTTCTTTGCAACTCCAGACCTTTCAGGAGAAGTTTCTGCCACAGCTGGCTGAACTGTATCAGACAAAACCGAAACAGCTTGAAACCGTGCTGGGGACACAGACGGTTTATCTGGAACGTGCTCTTCTGGGCTGGGAAGAAGCACAGGAACAACAGCGCCTCAAAGGGGAAACGGAGCAACTGGGGGGTCCCGGTGATGTATACCGGGAAAATTGCCTGTATGAGCATTTCATGTGGGAGTATCAGCAGAAACCGGACGCAAAATATTATGGGCAGTTTGGCGGGGCGCACGTTTTGATGTCCGACTATTCCGGAAAGCTGTACCGTGTGCAGAACTCTTTCGTGAGCCGCCTTGCGGAGATCGGCTCGCCGTTGAATGGAAAACTGACCGTCATAGATGGCTGCCTGACGTTTGAGATCGGTGATCTGGGTGGCACGGGCACGAACAGAGCAACGCTTTACCGTACTGCCTGTGCCAGACCTCCGGTTCGGGACAGAAATAAATTTTACACGGACGGTTCTGCGCCGGATGTAAGCTATGCACAGTATGCGTTGCTGTTCGAGCATCCGGATGCACTGACCGCAGCAAAAGAGTATACCGGATTCTATTGGAAGTATCATTGA
- a CDS encoding RidA family protein produces MKVVSTPNAPAAIGPYSQALDLGNMVFVSGQIPVDPATGKMADTVEEQAAQSLANLKAILAEAGLTMANVVKTVIFLADINDFAAVNAEYAKAFAEPFPARSCVQVAAIPKGAKLEIECIAVRG; encoded by the coding sequence ATGAAAGTCGTATCTACCCCCAACGCACCTGCCGCCATCGGCCCCTACAGCCAGGCACTGGACCTGGGCAATATGGTATTCGTGTCCGGTCAGATCCCGGTAGACCCCGCCACCGGCAAGATGGCCGATACCGTGGAAGAGCAGGCCGCACAAAGCCTGGCAAACCTCAAGGCTATTCTGGCCGAGGCCGGCCTGACCATGGCCAATGTGGTCAAGACCGTGATCTTTCTGGCCGACATCAACGACTTTGCGGCTGTGAACGCAGAGTATGCCAAGGCCTTTGCAGAGCCGTTCCCGGCCCGCAGCTGCGTGCAGGTGGCAGCCATCCCCAAGGGTGCAAAGCTCGAGATCGAGTGCATCGCGGTGCGGGGCTGA